A genomic stretch from Arachis stenosperma cultivar V10309 chromosome 3, arast.V10309.gnm1.PFL2, whole genome shotgun sequence includes:
- the LOC130969746 gene encoding uncharacterized protein LOC130969746, with protein sequence MQSTSGGSGSGFESETLIRSCTERLSRRDFTGAREFAHRINKSDPDISLRVNQILAVADVLSAAQPRPGSCHPDWPAILQLRPADASNRDLARRQFKSLVRLLDQNANKLPFADDALMRVREAWLVLSNIHRNGADDKGPSQDRAGDAPRESVATTFWTMCPYCWYLHEYERKYEGCAFRCETCRRAFHGVAVKPPSPERMVNGKEQYYCYNVSLPLRYPMGDERRRFDTDDGIRDWCESGVLERNGMKGFQGNGKRRMRIKTTAMRVKMKSFDPINNSGLDAEEEVL encoded by the coding sequence ATGCAATCAACCTCAGGCGGGTCTGGATCCGGGTTCGAATCCGAAACCCTTATCCGCTCTTGCACGGAGCGCCTCTCACGCCGCGACTTCACCGGCGCCCGCGAGTTCGCCCACCGGATCAATAAGTCTGACCCGGACATCTCCCTCCGGGTCAACCAGATCCTCGCTGTCGCCGACGTCCTCAGCGCCGCCCAGCCCCGCCCCGGGAGCTGCCACCCTGACTGGCCCGCCATTCTCCAGCTCCGCCCCGCCGACGCCTCCAACCGTGACCTCGCGCGTCGGCAGTTCAAGTCACTCGTCCGCCTCCTTGACCAGAACGCCAACAAGCTCCCCTTCGCTGACGACGCGCTCATGCGCGTGCGCGAAGCCTGGCTCGTCCTCTCCAACATACACCGCAACGGCGCCGACGATAAAGGTCCGTCGCAGGATCGTGCTGGCGACGCGCCAAGGGAGAGCGTGGCGACTACGTTCTGGACCATGTGCCCTTACTGCTGGTATCTGCATGAGTACGAGAGGAAGTATGAGGGTTGCGCCTTCCGGTGTGAGACTTGCCGGCGGGCGTTTCACGGTGTGGCTGTGAAGCCGCCTTCGCCGGAGAGGATGGTGAACGGGAAAGAGCAGTACTACTGTTACAATGTGAGCTTGCCGTTGAGGTACCCAATGGGGGACGAACGGCGCCGTTTTGACACTGATGATGGAATTAGGGATTGGTGTGAAAGTGGGGTTCTTGAGAGGAATGGAATGAAAGGATTTCAGGGAAATGGGAAGAGAAGAATGAGAATAAAAACTACGGCAATGAGGGTAAAAATGAAGTCTTTTGATCCCATAAATAACTCTGGTTTGGATGCAGAAGAAGAGGTGTTGTAG
- the LOC130969747 gene encoding uncharacterized protein LOC130969747: MRVAITLPTYHQHCYHCHRIYTSFVSAAAATSRRRRNTTMASTSKSGEFTTIQEKVTFDKEIKKSKFIAIAGPISDEKSAMSFLSQVRDPRATHNCWAYKVGEQYRSNDDGEPSGTAGKPIQSAIDSSGIDRVMVVVIRYFGGIKLGTGGLVRAYGGVASECLRNAPRCLVKTKVPMGVEVPFDLLGVLYHQLQSFQVEGIKQDYDTGKDGTTMVTFKVDFDQAEKLEEAVKANCSRELKFFKR, translated from the exons ATGCGTGTGGCAATCACTTTACCGACTTATCACCAACACTGCTACCACTGCCACCGCATCTACACTTCATTCGTCTCCGCCGCCGCCGCCACGAGCAGGAGGAGGAGGAATACAACCATGGCCAGCACCAGCAAATCAGGGGAATTCACCACAATCCAAGAAAAGGTCACCTTCGATAAAGAGATTAAGAAGAGCAAGTTCATCGCCATCGCTGGCCCCATCTCCGATGAGAAATCTGCCATGTCTTTCCTCTCTCAG GTTCGGGATCCGCGTGCTACCCATAATTGCTGGGCTTATAAG GTTGGGGAACAGTATCGGTCCAATGATGATGGCGAACCTTCAGGTACAGCTGGGAAACCAATACAATCTGCAATTGATTCTTCAGGAATAGATAGAGTGATGGTGGTTGTGATCAG ATACTTTGGAGGTATCAAATTAGGCACAGGTGGATTGGTTAGGGCTTATGGAGGAGTTGCATCAGAATGCTTGCGAAATGCTCCAAGATGCCTTGTGAAAACAAAG GTCCCGATGGGAGTAGAGGTCCCTTTTGACCTTCTGGGAGTTCTATACCATCAG CTGCAATCTTTTCAAGTTGAAGGTATCAAGCAGGATTATGATACTGGTAAGGATGGCACAACTATGGTTACTTTTAAAGTTGATTTTGACCAAGCTGAAAAATTGGAGGAAGCAGTGAAAGCCAATTGTAGCCGAGAGTTGAAGTTTTTTAAGCGATGA